In the genome of Grus americana isolate bGruAme1 unplaced genomic scaffold, bGruAme1.mat scaffold_272, whole genome shotgun sequence, the window ccgctacgtggccatctgcaaacccctgcactacgggaccctcctgggcagcagagcttgtgcccacatggcagcagctgcctggggcagtgggtttctctatgctctgctgcacacagccaatacattttccccacccctctgccacggcaatgctgtggaccagttcttctgtgaaatcccccagatcctcaagctctcctgctcagatgcctacctcagggaagctgggcttcttgtggttagcgtctgtttagcatttgggtgttttgttttcattgtggtgtcctatgttcagatcttcagggctgtgctgaggatcccctctgagcagggacagcacaaagccttttccacgtgcctccctcacctggccgtggtctccctgtttatcagcactggatCATTTGCCCACCTGAAGcccctgtctgtctcctccacaACCCTGGATCTcgtggtggcagttctgtactcggtggtacctccatctgtgaaccccctcatctacagcatgaggaacaaggagctcaaggatgcagtgtggaaactgatgACCGGATgttattcaaaagcaaaaaactgcCCCTCTTCTGCACAGCATTTATTTATGATGTAACTT includes:
- the LOC129200533 gene encoding olfactory receptor 14A16-like, yielding MSNSSSITQFLLLSFGDTRELQLLHFWLFLGIYLAALLGNGLIITAIACDHHLHTPMYFFLLNLSLLDLGSISTTLPKAMANSLWDTRTISFSGCAAQLFLFLFFTSAEYFLLTVMAYDRYVAICKPLHYGTLLGSRACAHMAAAAWGSGFLYALLHTANTFSPPLCHGNAVDQFFCEIPQILKLSCSDAYLREAGLLVVSVCLAFGCFVFIVVSYVQIFRAVLRIPSEQGQHKAFSTCLPHLAVVSLFISTGSFAHLKPLSVSSTTLDLVVAVLYSVVPPSVNPLIYSMRNKELKDAVWKLMTGCYSKAKNCPSSAQHLFMM